Proteins from one Coturnix japonica isolate 7356 chromosome 5, Coturnix japonica 2.1, whole genome shotgun sequence genomic window:
- the AKAP5 gene encoding A-kinase anchor protein 5, with translation MQWLHWSSSAHCHLLKSNCCCFEDNWGKKPFEHLCSFYALIRKSVHRRRRGTNMAKAAKEIHMENPSELETPSAGTPCPPLEEQAEKPSMLCFKKRKKRTTMKETCGGASAASEEKNQCISTDPGEAKASELRPSRGAWAALKSLTKPRRGQKSSSRKKVSSDSQVQLEMDAEESCAQGLPRKKAGSGVKMPCVRFLRGKKKPSPSEVVEESEDSAQANEVMGILNKAIEELEDMAPEEPCDKAESLSPLPAEDMAPVEPCNKAETLSLLPAQNSAPTEPCDKAESLSPLPAEDMAPAEPCDKAESITPLPAEDMAPIGPCNKAETLTPLPAQNSAPAEPCDKAESLSPLPAEVMAPVESCDKTEPLSPLPAEDQAPVEPCDKAESLSLHPAQNLAPAEPCDKTEPLGPLPAEDQAPAEPCGSAEALSSLPAEDMTPAEPCDKAKSLGLLPAQNSAPAEPCDKAESLSPLPAEDQAPAEPCGSAEALSPLLAEDQDMSAEGADADGRSEPSGEPRPDVAEHTECITRSEITSLEPVNEPVQEKPTEGSPHQSAAQVEEREVTPEAPVSTDQPNGTPEITKLQEIAAICKELPERDESERNTDLPEECRSEETTTDFSPSVSKDDTTSVQSSSSRHEKPEVNMGTAVGIVITITEAMDSDDADSDQAYEPSPVLHHNKQKGNKKSSGSFDFGQKEGPGAGSGAVVEEKGLGDQGHRTSDQYELLLIETASSLVKAAIQSSIEQLVNEMALEQNKHNSFL, from the coding sequence ATGCAATGGCTTCattggagcagctctgcacattGCCACTTGTTAAAGAGcaactgctgttgttttgagGACAACTGGGGGAAAAAGCCATTTGAGCATCTCTGCAGCTTCTATGCATTAATAAGAAAGTCAGTACACAGACGGAGGAGAGGTACAAATATGGCAAAGGCAGCTAAGGAAATACACATGGAGAACCCAAGTGAGCTGGAGACTCCTAGTGCAGGAACACCGTGCCCCCCATTGGAAGAACAGGCAGAAAAACCCTCCATGCTCTGCTTTAAGAAGCGGAAGAAGAGGACAACAATGAAAGAAACATGTGGGGGAGCTTCTGCAGcctcagaggagaaaaatcaaTGTATCAGCACAGACCCAGGGGAGGCAAAAGCTTCTGAATTGCGACCCTCCAGAGGAGCCTGGGCAGCTCTCAAAAGTCTCACAAAGCCTCGGAGAGGGCAGAAATCCTCTTCGCGGAAGAAGGTGTCCTCTGATTCCCAGGTGCAGCTGGAGATGGATGCGGAGGAGAGCTGTGCACAAGGTCTTCCAAGGAAAAAGGCCGGCTCAGGGGTGAAGATGCCCTGTGTGCGCTTCTTGAGAGGCAAGAAAAAGCCCAGCCCCTCAGAGGTGGTGGAGGAGTCAGAGGACAGTGCCCAAGCAAATGAAGTGATGGGCATTTTGAATAAAGCCATTGAAGAGCTGGAGGACATGGCCCCTGAAGAGCCCTGTGACAAGGCTGAGTCCCTCAGCCCGCTCCCTGCAGAGGACATGGCCCCTGTAGAGCCCTGCAACAAGGCTGAGACCCTCAGTCTGCTCCCTGCACAAAACTCGGCCCCTACAGAGCCCTGTGACAAGGCCGAGTCCCTCAGCCCACTCCCTGCAGAGGACATGGcaccagcagagccctgtgACAAGGCTGAGTCCATCActcctctccctgcagaggACATGGCCCCTATAGGGCCCTGCAACAAGGCTGAGACCCTCACTCCTCTCCCTGCGCAAAACTCGGcccctgcagagccctgtgaCAAGGCTGAGTCCCTCAGTCCACTCCCCGCAGAGGTCATGGCTCCTGTAGAGTCCTGTGACAAGACGGAGCCCCTCAGTCCGCTCCCTGCAGAGGACCAGGCCCCTGTAGAGCCCTGTGACAAGGCTGAGTCCCTCAGTCTGCACCCTGCACAAAACTTGGCCCCTGCAGAACCCTGTGACAAGACTGAGCCCCTCGGACCACTCCCTGCAGAGGACCAGGCCCCAGCAGAGCCATGTGGCAGCGCTGAAGCCCTAAGCTCGCTCCCTGCAGAGGACATGActcctgcagagccctgtgACAAGGCCAAGTCCCTTGGTCTGCTCCCTGCACAAAACTCagccccagcagagccctgtgaCAAGGCTGAGTCCCTCAGCCCGCTCCCTGCAGAGGACCAGGCCCCAGCAGAGCCATGTGGCAGCGCTGAAGCCCTCAGTCCACTCCTCGCAGAGGACCAGGACATGTCAGCGGAAGGTGCTGATGCTGATGGGAGGAGTGAACCCTCAGGAGAGCCCAGGCCTGATGTGGCTGAACACACAGAGTGCATCACTCGGTCAGAAATAACCAGTTTGGAGCCTGTCAATGAGCCAGTGCAGGAAAAGCCGACTGAGGGGAGTCCACACCAATCTGCAGCACAAGTGGAAGAGAGGGAAGTCACTCCTGAGGCACCAGTTTCCACAGATCAACCCAACGGCACCCCTGAAATCACCAAGCTTCAGGAAATAGCCGCCATCTGCAAAGAGCTTCCTGAGAGGGATGAGTCGGAGAGGAACACTGATCTCCCTGAGGAGTGCAGATCTGAGGAGACCACAACGGATTTCAGCCCATCAGTGTCTAAGGATGATACAACgagtgtgcagagcagctccagccgTCACGAGAAACCAGAAGTCAACATGGGCACTGCCGTTGGCATCGTCATCACCATCACTGAAGCTATGGACTCTGATGATGCTGATTCTGATCAGGCCTATGAGCCATCCCCGGTTTTACACCACAATAAgcaaaaagggaataaaaagtCCAGTGGGAGCTTTGATTTTGGTCAAAAAGAAGGccctggggctggcagtggtGCTGTGGTTGAAGAGAAAGGTCTGGGCGACCAGGGACACAGGACTTCGGATCAGTATGAATTGCTCCTCATAGAAACAGCGTCTTCTCTTGTGAAGGCGGCCATCCAGTCGTCCATAGAGCAGCTGGTCAACGAGATGGCTCTGGAACAGAATAAACACAACAGTTTTCTGTGA